From the Spiroplasma sp. BIUS-1 genome, one window contains:
- a CDS encoding AEC family transporter — protein sequence MLLTSSWNEVLKVISNFNFWSILLAASFVIFLGFIFQKKSLIFKDWEKVVVKIILYAALPALALKSFLVDLNPKDMGEAITIAVIGIIFYTSLTFGSKYFFIKSSKPRQDTLAMSVAFSSAVYFGVAIMKAINPDAAITSKIDLYSSLFLIGFWIFMFSAASNIMQRKYFEEQEMQEALIGKKQKVINFFKVFKNPIIIATFVGIFLWLFQLVPGVKIIKGEYSISRIDQYIPGVKEILSILAPLASPLAWFSMGATLAKSEIKEAFKSKIVWWATFVKSIITPLICLSLFIIGSLILKSINGTGLSSLAMVLCVAIIASPTANTIVGYAVLYDKEPKLASRVGTLTILLSIIIIPFWILTSSAIGETSIFGG from the coding sequence ATGTTGTTGACAAGTTCTTGAAATGAAGTATTAAAAGTAATTTCAAACTTTAATTTTTGAAGTATATTGCTTGCAGCTTCTTTTGTAATCTTTCTTGGGTTTATCTTTCAAAAGAAAAGCTTAATTTTTAAAGATTGAGAAAAAGTGGTTGTTAAAATTATTCTATATGCAGCATTGCCTGCATTAGCTTTAAAAAGCTTTTTGGTTGATCTTAACCCAAAAGATATGGGTGAAGCAATTACAATAGCTGTCATTGGTATTATCTTTTATACAAGTCTTACTTTTGGTTCTAAATACTTTTTTATAAAAAGTAGCAAACCAAGACAAGACACACTTGCTATGAGTGTTGCTTTTTCTTCTGCTGTTTATTTTGGGGTAGCTATTATGAAAGCTATCAATCCAGATGCAGCAATAACTAGCAAAATAGATCTTTACTCTTCATTATTTTTAATAGGTTTTTGAATCTTTATGTTTTCTGCTGCATCAAATATAATGCAAAGAAAATATTTTGAAGAACAAGAAATGCAAGAGGCTTTAATTGGTAAAAAACAAAAAGTTATAAACTTTTTTAAAGTATTTAAAAACCCAATAATAATTGCAACCTTTGTTGGAATATTCTTATGATTATTTCAATTAGTTCCTGGTGTAAAAATTATTAAAGGGGAGTACTCAATAAGTAGAATTGATCAGTATATTCCTGGTGTAAAAGAAATACTTTCAATTCTAGCTCCTTTAGCTAGTCCCTTAGCTTGATTTTCAATGGGAGCAACTCTTGCTAAAAGCGAAATAAAAGAAGCTTTCAAATCTAAAATAGTTTGATGAGCTACTTTTGTAAAATCAATAATTACACCATTAATATGTTTATCTTTATTCATAATAGGTTCACTTATTTTAAAATCAATCAATGGAACTGGATTAAGTTCCTTGGCTATGGTTCTTTGTGTTGCAATTATTGCTTCACCAACTGCAAACACAATAGTTGGTTATGCAGTTCTTTATGACAAGGAACCAAAGTTAGCTTCTCGTGTTGGAACGTTAACGATTTTATTAAGTATAATAATAATTCCTTTCTGAATCTTAACTTCTTCAGCAATTGGGGAAACAAGTATCTTTGGAGGATAA
- the yihA gene encoding ribosome biogenesis GTP-binding protein YihA/YsxC: MIKQAKFITSAANKSGWLKDNIPEVCFIGRSNVGKSTFINALTNQNKLAKTSSTPGKTRLLNFFDINNGEFRIVDAPGYGYARVNHDQKLAFAKMMDEYLTNRPELKFICQLVDLRHKPTNDDKEMYNFFKHHNIRVFIVATKRDKCKKNDIVKNEKIIKQTLEFDENDKFLSISSTEKNNLDKVYSIFKELFENNQ; encoded by the coding sequence ATGATAAAACAAGCTAAATTTATTACATCAGCTGCAAACAAAAGTGGTTGATTAAAGGATAACATTCCTGAAGTTTGTTTTATTGGTAGAAGTAATGTAGGAAAATCCACTTTTATTAATGCATTAACAAATCAAAACAAACTTGCAAAAACATCTTCAACTCCAGGTAAAACTAGATTACTAAATTTCTTTGATATTAATAATGGTGAGTTTAGAATTGTTGATGCACCAGGTTATGGTTATGCAAGAGTAAATCATGATCAGAAATTAGCTTTTGCTAAAATGATGGATGAGTACCTTACAAACAGACCTGAATTAAAATTCATTTGTCAGTTAGTGGATTTAAGACATAAACCAACAAATGATGACAAAGAAATGTATAATTTCTTTAAACACCATAACATTAGAGTTTTCATAGTTGCTACAAAAAGGGATAAATGCAAAAAAAACGATATTGTTAAAAATGAAAAAATAATAAAACAAACTTTAGAGTTTGATGAAAACGATAAATTTTTATCAATTTCATCAACAGAAAAAAATAATTTAGATAAAGTTTATTCAATTTTCAAAGAGTTATTTGAAAATAATCAATAA
- a CDS encoding NAD(P)H-dependent oxidoreductase, whose protein sequence is MKTVIVIANPKPESFNHAIADSVIEGLKKANKEYEVWDLNKMNFNPVITKEEFQAFGYAQYDPNLEHFIDVLQNDCDQIVFVYPIIFFEMPAILKGFFDRVFIGTLIKDGDNPVDWKPSINIEKTFVIETSLGNMWDIITNQSKKQTDALTAQVLRRMGLYNPIIETYKSIGESTLEERQAFLKGLEIQFSRFDV, encoded by the coding sequence ATGAAAACAGTTATAGTTATTGCTAATCCAAAACCAGAAAGCTTCAATCATGCGATTGCAGATTCTGTTATTGAAGGATTAAAAAAAGCAAATAAAGAATATGAAGTTTGAGATTTAAATAAAATGAACTTCAACCCAGTTATTACAAAAGAAGAATTTCAAGCATTTGGATATGCTCAATATGATCCAAACTTAGAACACTTTATTGATGTTCTACAAAATGATTGTGATCAAATAGTATTTGTCTATCCAATAATTTTCTTTGAAATGCCAGCTATTTTAAAAGGATTCTTTGATAGAGTGTTTATTGGAACACTTATCAAAGATGGTGACAATCCAGTGGATTGAAAACCATCAATTAACATTGAAAAAACATTTGTAATTGAAACATCACTTGGAAACATGTGAGATATCATTACAAACCAATCAAAAAAACAAACTGATGCTCTAACAGCACAAGTTTTAAGAAGAATGGGATTATACAACCCAATTATTGAAACATACAAAAGTATTGGTGAGTCAACTTTAGAAGAGCGTCAAGCGTTCTTAAAAGGTTTAGAAATACAATTTTCTAGATTTGATGTTTAA
- a CDS encoding nitroreductase family protein, translated as MTKSLELLNNRISAKRYIEDFKLTDEQATELLESTRLAPSSFGLEPFRVLLIENKEIREELKEAWWNQFGITQSAGIMIWVGYREEYLTQTHFVEQVERNIPVEFKDIRDMMIGGAGTVLSTLEMTRDEWTARQAYISLGTVLNTAQELGLDTCPSEGFSQADVAKVLEKHNLIDTKNEKVLVGMFVGKVDTTQEFHHSFTKTRRPADKAYKIVK; from the coding sequence ATGACAAAAAGTTTAGAACTATTAAATAATAGAATTTCTGCAAAAAGATATATTGAGGACTTTAAATTAACTGATGAACAAGCAACAGAATTGTTAGAATCAACAAGACTTGCACCAAGTTCATTTGGATTAGAACCTTTTAGAGTTTTATTAATTGAAAACAAAGAAATTAGAGAAGAATTAAAGGAAGCTTGATGAAATCAATTTGGTATTACTCAATCAGCTGGAATTATGATTTGAGTTGGTTATAGAGAAGAATACTTAACTCAAACTCACTTTGTTGAACAAGTAGAAAGAAACATTCCAGTAGAATTTAAAGACATCAGAGATATGATGATCGGTGGAGCTGGAACTGTTCTTTCAACACTTGAAATGACAAGAGATGAATGAACTGCAAGACAAGCATATATATCACTGGGAACTGTTTTAAACACAGCACAAGAACTAGGATTAGATACTTGTCCAAGTGAAGGATTTAGCCAAGCTGATGTAGCAAAAGTTTTAGAAAAACATAACCTAATTGATACTAAAAATGAAAAAGTATTAGTTGGAATGTTTGTTGGAAAAGTTGATACAACTCAAGAATTCCACCACTCATTTACAAAAACAAGAAGACCTGCTGATAAAGCATACAAAATTGTAAAATAA